From the genome of Streptomyces sp. SID8374:
CACCCCTCCGCCGAGGACGAGCTGCGCCGAGTGGCGGAGAAGGTCGTCGCCGACTTCCCGGTCCGCGGCCTCGCCGCCGTCCACCGGGTGGGTGAACTGGGCGTGGGCGATCTGGCGGTGGTCGTCGCCGTCGCCTGTCCGCACCGCGCGGAGGCCTTCGCGGCCTGCCGCAAGCTCATCGACGACCTCAAGCACGAGGTTCCGATCTGGAAGCACCAGCGTTTCTCCGACGGTACGGAGGAGTGGGTCGGAGCCTGCTGAGCGCAAACCGGACCGGGGCGCATCAGCCCCGATTTGCGTAACCGACCCCCTGCCATGAGCGTTGGTCTTCCGGATCGTTAATCTGCAGATCGATCACTCGGTCGCTCATGGGGTAGGGAGGTCGTGATGGCGGCACTCGCTTGGCTGTTGATTCCACTTTTCGCTGCTGTCGGCGGTGCGATATGGGCGTCTTGGGCTGCTCGCAATCGCACGACCGGCGATGTCACCGAACTCGCCGGCTACGCCAGGTTCCGTGACGCGATGGAGAAATCGCACTCCGGTTCCGAGGCTCTCTGAGGCCGTCGAACGCCGCGTGACTCTCTTTCCGCCGCGTCCCGGCCGCTCCTCGTACGGACCGGCCCCGGCGGTGGACGGACGGGCCCTTCCCGTACTGTCGTTCCATGCCACGCCGCACCGCGACGATGCTCGCCTCCACCCTCA
Proteins encoded in this window:
- a CDS encoding molybdenum cofactor biosynthesis protein MoaE, yielding MARTQDHPGEQAASDPIRLLAIRESALSVDELFRAVGDDAAGGIALFVGTVRNHDGGQDVGALGYSCHPSAEDELRRVAEKVVADFPVRGLAAVHRVGELGVGDLAVVVAVACPHRAEAFAACRKLIDDLKHEVPIWKHQRFSDGTEEWVGAC